One genomic region from Campylobacter sp. RM16189 encodes:
- a CDS encoding DUF302 domain-containing protein, producing MKKLFISVAAIASLAFGGESMLIKGTNSLSVDETVAKFSNILKEKGVMLFDVFNHSKLAKEAGLEMTETSVVVFGAPKVGTLLMKCEPQIALELPMKFLIYKDAGKTTVAYEDIKNIAKRYGAQNCDIVEKISGIQANFHKALTE from the coding sequence GTGAAAAAACTGTTCATATCGGTAGCTGCGATAGCGTCGCTGGCGTTTGGAGGTGAAAGCATGCTTATAAAAGGCACAAACAGTCTAAGCGTAGATGAAACAGTAGCTAAATTTAGCAATATCCTTAAAGAAAAAGGCGTTATGCTTTTTGACGTATTTAACCACTCGAAACTAGCCAAAGAGGCAGGTCTTGAGATGACTGAAACCAGCGTGGTGGTATTTGGCGCACCTAAAGTCGGAACGCTTTTAATGAAGTGCGAACCGCAAATCGCGCTTGAGCTGCCGATGAAATTTTTAATCTACAAAGACGCAGGCAAAACAACCGTAGCTTACGAGGATATCAAAAATATCGCCAAAAGATACGGTGCTCAAAACTGCGACATAGTCGAAAAAATAAGCGGAATACAAGCAAATTTCCACAAAGCTTTAACGGAATAA
- a CDS encoding anthranilate synthase component I family protein, with protein sequence MLLLEPLVYYEAIRQKFKNSFLAEDTAQAIIGIDCEYISSDDVDFAGLKSYFLTQKHSAPFAGLFGVLGYESVRYFEKIPEFQSSQYEFPNFLYANARAYLHFDKTSKIYSFYGEKSRYYDFLKELKESNLKAEDSFYQICTDLDKEREHFLSITQKAKEYLYSGDIFQVVLSEQMKLISDMDSLEFYKLLSEANPSPYMFHFPTPHGDIVGSSPELVCEVKNSQIFAAPIAGTRGRGKDAIEDEMLKNELINDEKELAEHKMLIDLARNDIGRVAKSSSVSVKNPMHVVFYESVMHMASDVYGMKRDDISSFEVVSSVFPAGTLSGTPKIRAMEIISELESYKRNAYGGGIGFFHFNGDAQQAILIRSAVFVPKNGASEVFIQAGAGIVIDSVGENEYKEICKKRASVLNVFKNNARETHK encoded by the coding sequence ATGCTTTTACTAGAGCCTTTAGTTTATTACGAAGCGATAAGACAAAAATTTAAAAACAGCTTTTTAGCAGAAGATACCGCTCAAGCCATCATTGGGATAGATTGCGAGTATATAAGTAGCGATGATGTTGATTTTGCAGGACTTAAGAGCTATTTTTTAACTCAAAAACATAGCGCGCCCTTTGCGGGGCTTTTTGGAGTTTTAGGCTATGAAAGCGTGAGATATTTTGAAAAAATTCCCGAATTTCAAAGCTCGCAGTATGAATTTCCAAATTTCTTATACGCAAACGCAAGAGCATATCTGCATTTTGACAAGACAAGCAAAATTTACTCGTTTTACGGCGAAAAGAGCAGATATTACGACTTTTTAAAAGAACTCAAAGAGTCAAATTTAAAAGCCGAAGATAGCTTTTATCAAATTTGCACGGATTTAGATAAAGAGCGCGAGCATTTTTTAAGCATAACTCAAAAAGCAAAAGAGTATCTATACAGCGGCGATATCTTTCAAGTCGTGCTTAGCGAGCAGATGAAACTAATAAGCGACATGGACAGCCTTGAGTTTTATAAGTTATTAAGCGAGGCAAACCCAAGCCCTTATATGTTTCACTTCCCGACTCCGCACGGTGATATCGTAGGCTCAAGCCCGGAGCTGGTGTGCGAAGTAAAAAACTCTCAAATTTTCGCAGCCCCGATCGCAGGTACAAGAGGGCGAGGCAAGGACGCCATAGAAGATGAAATGCTTAAAAACGAGCTCATAAATGACGAAAAAGAGCTCGCCGAGCATAAAATGCTAATCGATCTAGCCAGAAACGACATCGGACGCGTGGCAAAAAGCTCAAGCGTAAGCGTGAAAAACCCGATGCACGTGGTCTTTTATGAAAGCGTTATGCACATGGCTAGCGATGTTTATGGCATGAAACGCGACGATATAAGCTCGTTTGAAGTAGTCTCTAGCGTATTTCCCGCAGGCACGCTCAGCGGAACTCCAAAAATTCGCGCCATGGAGATAATATCTGAGCTTGAAAGCTATAAGCGAAACGCGTACGGAGGCGGTATAGGATTTTTTCACTTTAACGGTGACGCTCAGCAAGCTATCCTCATACGAAGTGCGGTTTTTGTGCCTAAAAACGGTGCTAGCGAGGTGTTTATCCAAGCCGGTGCGGGCATCGTCATAGACAGCGTGGGCGAGAACGAATACAAAGAAATTTGCAAAAAACGCGCCTCGGTGCTAAATGTATTTAAAAATAACGCAAGGGAAACTCATAAATGA
- the trpD gene encoding anthranilate phosphoribosyltransferase has protein sequence MILLIDNYDSFVFNVEQYIKELTDEEVISVRNDKITLEEIRKLNPSKIVLSPGPKHPKDSGICLEILKSDLNVPILGICLGHQAIGLVGGAVIKRLEKPFHGKTSFIDMLEESPLFEGLPAKFEVMRYHSLYVDELPSNLKPLAISDDGVIMALREVNRPVFGIQFHPESYFTQYGKKIIENFLNFKSEAKIQESEPANFKRFLIKLQDNVGLDDRDFEQICALIASKDYEITQLAALLVLISEKSLYPKSLASLVKNILKYSQTYRDASPMIDLCGTGGDGLKTINISTAVSFILASLGVKVAKHGNKAISSRSGSSDVLEGINLTMSNSLSTLRELLDEKNLAFFHAPFFHPLVAEVKEVRARLGIRTVFNVLGPMLNPNLSLKNQLVGVYHKPVLKLYAQTLKLLGREHALVVRGEDGLDEISLCDETKIIELKNGEIYEYSVTPEQFGFKRAFHSEIEGGTPEENAQTLVKILKGEERGAKFDIVVLNAMFALYTANFVANPMDAKDVIVKAIDSGQVYEYFKDYIEVKS, from the coding sequence ATGATACTTCTGATAGACAACTACGACAGCTTCGTATTTAACGTTGAGCAATACATCAAAGAGCTAACCGACGAAGAGGTCATAAGCGTAAGAAACGACAAGATCACGCTTGAAGAAATTCGCAAGCTAAATCCAAGTAAGATCGTGCTGAGCCCGGGACCTAAGCATCCAAAAGACAGCGGAATTTGTCTTGAAATTTTAAAAAGCGATCTAAACGTGCCGATTTTGGGAATTTGCCTTGGACATCAGGCGATCGGACTAGTCGGCGGTGCAGTCATAAAGCGTCTTGAAAAGCCGTTTCACGGCAAGACTTCATTTATCGATATGCTTGAGGAAAGCCCGCTTTTTGAAGGATTGCCGGCCAAATTTGAGGTTATGCGCTACCATTCGCTTTATGTTGATGAATTGCCGTCAAATTTAAAACCGCTTGCGATCAGCGATGATGGCGTAATAATGGCACTTCGCGAAGTTAATCGCCCCGTTTTTGGCATACAGTTTCACCCTGAAAGCTACTTCACGCAATACGGTAAAAAGATAATCGAAAATTTTCTAAACTTTAAAAGCGAAGCCAAAATACAAGAAAGTGAACCTGCGAATTTCAAGAGGTTTTTAATCAAGCTTCAAGATAACGTCGGGCTTGACGATAGGGATTTTGAGCAAATTTGCGCGCTGATAGCTTCAAAGGATTACGAGATAACGCAGCTTGCAGCGCTTTTGGTGCTAATTAGCGAAAAGAGTCTTTATCCAAAGAGTCTTGCAAGCCTCGTTAAAAACATCTTAAAATACTCCCAAACCTACCGCGACGCTTCGCCGATGATAGATCTGTGCGGAACGGGTGGTGATGGGCTTAAGACGATAAATATCTCAACTGCGGTTTCGTTTATCCTTGCAAGCCTTGGCGTTAAAGTCGCAAAGCACGGCAACAAGGCGATTTCAAGTAGATCGGGTAGCTCGGATGTGCTTGAAGGCATAAATTTAACCATGTCAAATTCACTAAGCACGCTAAGAGAGCTGCTTGATGAGAAAAATTTAGCCTTTTTCCATGCGCCGTTTTTTCATCCGCTAGTTGCCGAGGTCAAAGAGGTGCGAGCACGCCTTGGTATAAGGACGGTGTTTAACGTGCTTGGGCCTATGTTAAATCCAAATTTAAGCCTTAAGAACCAACTTGTAGGCGTATATCACAAGCCTGTTTTAAAGCTTTATGCGCAGACTTTAAAGCTACTTGGGCGTGAGCATGCACTGGTGGTGCGCGGCGAGGACGGGCTTGATGAGATAAGCTTATGCGATGAGACAAAGATAATCGAGCTTAAAAACGGCGAAATTTACGAATACTCCGTAACTCCGGAGCAGTTTGGCTTTAAACGAGCATTTCACAGCGAGATAGAGGGCGGAACTCCCGAAGAAAACGCACAAACTTTGGTTAAAATTTTAAAAGGCGAGGAAAGAGGAGCGAAATTTGATATAGTCGTGCTAAACGCGATGTTTGCGCTTTATACGGCAAATTTTGTCGCAAACCCGATGGACGCAAAGGACGTTATAGTCAAGGCGATTGATAGCGGGCAAGTTTATGAATACTTTAAAGATTATATCGAGGTAAAATCATGA
- a CDS encoding phosphoribosylanthranilate isomerase produces the protein MKTELKICGIKSEAEAKNVLELGVKFIGVILAKSLRQVDIKTARQIANLAHKFGAKCVGVFVGASECSLTSSGEQSSCEIMEICEFAGLDAAQIYGEISENLYANLKDLGVSVWKVLSVKDKLIATNEPHDLVLYDYKGENLGGNGVSFDWEILKDLKPFSFALAGGINETNAFEALKFKPKILDINSRVEDENMIKIPSKIKEILDIVNKEEGNEH, from the coding sequence ATGAAAACAGAGCTTAAAATTTGTGGTATCAAAAGCGAGGCTGAAGCCAAAAACGTGCTTGAACTCGGAGTAAAATTTATCGGCGTAATCCTTGCAAAAAGCCTAAGGCAAGTAGACATCAAAACCGCTAGGCAAATAGCGAATTTAGCTCACAAATTCGGTGCAAAATGTGTAGGGGTATTTGTCGGCGCAAGCGAGTGTTCTTTAACGTCAAGTGGCGAGCAAAGTAGCTGCGAGATAATGGAAATTTGCGAATTTGCAGGACTTGACGCGGCTCAAATTTACGGAGAGATAAGCGAAAATTTGTACGCAAATTTAAAAGATCTTGGCGTAAGCGTTTGGAAAGTTTTAAGCGTAAAAGACAAACTTATCGCCACAAACGAACCACATGATTTGGTACTTTATGACTACAAAGGCGAAAATTTAGGTGGTAACGGAGTGAGTTTTGACTGGGAAATTTTAAAAGACCTAAAGCCTTTTAGTTTCGCATTAGCAGGTGGTATAAACGAAACAAATGCGTTTGAAGCGCTTAAATTTAAGCCTAAAATTTTGGATATAAACTCACGAGTCGAAGATGAAAATATGATAAAAATTCCAAGCAAGATAAAAGAAATTTTAGACATCGTAAATAAGGAAGAAGGCAATGAACACTAA
- the trpB gene encoding tryptophan synthase subunit beta: protein MNTKAYFGKFGGQFVPETVMFALEELEEAYEKIAGTQEFKDELNDLLKHYVGRPSPLYHAKRLSEHYGHEIYLKREDLNHTGAHKINNALGQALLAKKMGKKKLLAETGAGQHGVATATAAALLGLECDVYMGATDVARQQLNAFRMDLLGAKVVSIYDGLKTLKEATTAAIQAWVNEIESSFYVIGSAVGPHPYPKIVRELQSVIGSETKEQLKEYGVKADYIIACVGGGSNAIGIFSGFLEDISVKLVGIEAAGLGADTPYHAATLTKGREGIIHGMKTIVLQDDFGMIAPVHSISAGLDYPGVGPEHAHLHDIKRVKYQAVSDDECINALRLTSRLEGIIPAIESSHALAYLEKLCPNLDKKSVIVVNVSGRGDKDMNTVMSYEKGKIYG, encoded by the coding sequence ATGAACACTAAAGCATATTTTGGCAAATTTGGCGGGCAGTTCGTGCCTGAAACGGTTATGTTCGCGCTTGAAGAGCTTGAAGAAGCTTACGAAAAGATCGCCGGCACGCAGGAGTTTAAAGACGAGCTTAACGATCTGCTAAAGCACTATGTGGGTCGCCCTAGTCCGCTTTATCACGCAAAGCGTTTAAGCGAGCATTATGGGCATGAAATTTATCTAAAACGCGAAGATCTAAACCACACCGGCGCTCACAAGATAAATAACGCCCTCGGTCAAGCCCTATTAGCTAAAAAAATGGGCAAAAAAAAGCTCTTAGCTGAAACGGGAGCGGGACAGCACGGAGTGGCGACTGCAACTGCTGCGGCACTTCTTGGGCTAGAATGCGATGTGTATATGGGCGCAACCGATGTGGCGCGCCAGCAACTAAATGCGTTTAGAATGGATCTGCTCGGTGCAAAGGTTGTAAGCATTTACGACGGCTTAAAAACGCTTAAAGAGGCTACAACCGCAGCGATTCAAGCGTGGGTCAATGAGATAGAAAGCAGCTTTTACGTCATAGGCTCTGCCGTGGGTCCGCACCCTTATCCAAAGATCGTGCGCGAGCTTCAAAGCGTCATCGGTAGCGAGACAAAAGAGCAGCTAAAAGAATACGGAGTAAAAGCCGATTACATCATAGCTTGCGTAGGCGGCGGAAGCAATGCGATAGGAATTTTTAGCGGATTTTTAGAGGATATTAGCGTAAAATTAGTAGGTATAGAAGCGGCCGGTCTTGGAGCGGATACTCCATATCACGCAGCCACGCTTACCAAAGGGCGCGAAGGTATCATACACGGCATGAAGACTATCGTGTTGCAAGATGACTTCGGTATGATAGCACCGGTTCACAGTATCTCGGCGGGTCTTGACTACCCTGGAGTGGGTCCTGAGCATGCGCACCTGCACGATATAAAGCGCGTAAAGTATCAAGCCGTAAGCGATGATGAGTGCATAAACGCGCTTCGTCTTACAAGCCGCCTTGAAGGTATAATCCCTGCGATAGAAAGCTCGCATGCGCTTGCGTATTTAGAAAAATTATGTCCGAATTTAGATAAAAAAAGCGTTATCGTAGTAAACGTATCGGGCAGAGGCGATAAAGATATGAACACGGTAATGAGCTATGAGAAAGGAAAAATTTATGGCTAA
- the trpA gene encoding tryptophan synthase subunit alpha — MAKISKAFEGKKANIGYIVAGYPSIEHTREFLLNLDASSLDLLELGIPYSDPLADGKLIAEASFEAVTNGVNTERIFSLLEECKQSVNKPLVFLVYYNIIFAYGVEKFIARSSKVGISGFIIPDLPFEESEEVSGLCSKFGLDLVPLISVTSAHRTDKILSIGSGFIYALGAVGVSGSQRASIDRLKNLVSDLKQKSDLPVAVGFGVKNSCDVSEVKSFADGAIIGTEIVKLTAKFSGKKLIEEINKLF; from the coding sequence ATGGCTAAGATATCCAAAGCCTTTGAGGGCAAAAAAGCAAACATCGGCTACATAGTAGCGGGCTATCCGAGCATTGAGCACACGCGCGAATTTTTACTAAATTTAGACGCTAGCTCGCTTGATCTGCTTGAGCTTGGAATTCCTTACTCAGACCCGCTAGCAGACGGCAAGCTTATAGCCGAAGCAAGCTTTGAAGCGGTAACAAACGGCGTAAATACAGAGAGAATTTTTAGCCTTCTTGAAGAGTGCAAGCAAAGCGTAAATAAGCCGCTTGTCTTTTTGGTTTATTACAATATCATCTTCGCTTACGGAGTGGAAAAATTCATCGCGCGCTCAAGCAAGGTAGGCATAAGCGGGTTTATCATACCCGATCTGCCGTTTGAAGAGAGCGAAGAGGTAAGCGGGCTATGCTCTAAATTCGGGCTTGATCTGGTGCCATTAATAAGCGTTACCTCGGCTCACAGAACGGATAAAATTTTAAGCATTGGATCAGGATTTATCTATGCTCTTGGCGCGGTAGGAGTAAGCGGATCGCAGCGGGCCAGCATAGATAGGCTTAAAAATTTAGTCTCAGATTTAAAGCAAAAGAGCGATTTGCCCGTAGCCGTAGGCTTTGGCGTGAAAAACAGCTGTGACGTTAGCGAAGTCAAAAGCTTTGCAGACGGAGCGATAATCGGCACCGAAATCGTCAAGCTAACGGCGAAATTTAGCGGTAAAAAATTGATAGAAGAAATCAATAAGCTTTTTTAA
- a CDS encoding restriction endonuclease gives MMDIIEIGIKHLCEDTLGYKVSEAKTLNGEFYGSSLPIYKGGDEYQFYLYFKKETLNQFAKILLGVDELAEDELSDICKESANLAIGYAKNILNERENNAYKMGTPEYLGRMQGFPVELEEKRIYKIKNRTFQIGYKKA, from the coding sequence ATGATGGATATAATTGAGATAGGAATAAAACACCTTTGTGAAGATACTCTCGGATATAAAGTCAGTGAAGCAAAAACATTAAATGGCGAATTTTATGGCTCTAGCCTACCAATTTATAAAGGCGGGGACGAATATCAATTCTACCTTTATTTTAAAAAAGAGACTTTAAATCAGTTTGCTAAAATTTTATTGGGAGTTGATGAGCTAGCCGAGGATGAACTAAGTGATATTTGCAAAGAGAGTGCAAATTTGGCAATAGGATATGCTAAAAACATACTAAATGAACGAGAAAATAACGCCTACAAAATGGGTACTCCAGAATATCTCGGGCGTATGCAAGGCTTTCCTGTGGAGCTTGAAGAAAAGAGAATCTATAAAATAAAAAATAGAACATTTCAAATAGGGTACAAAAAGGCATGA
- the fliN gene encoding flagellar motor switch protein FliN gives MNRELEQILEKNGLFKSYDELMDISVDFISELGTTTISVRELLKLENGSVIDLEKPAGESVELFINNRIFGKGEVMVYEKNLAIRINEILDSKSVIQYFKREQL, from the coding sequence ATGAATCGGGAGCTAGAACAAATTTTAGAAAAAAACGGACTTTTTAAAAGCTATGACGAGTTAATGGATATAAGCGTAGATTTTATCTCCGAACTTGGCACGACAACAATTAGCGTAAGAGAGCTTTTAAAACTTGAAAACGGCTCGGTTATAGATCTTGAAAAGCCTGCCGGCGAAAGTGTGGAGCTCTTCATTAACAACCGAATTTTTGGCAAGGGCGAAGTAATGGTGTATGAGAAAAATTTAGCTATCCGCATAAATGAAATTTTAGACTCAAAATCAGTAATTCAATACTTCAAAAGAGAGCAATTATGA
- a CDS encoding excinuclease ABC subunit A — protein MRNLLAIFAFTVSLFASNLLTYNIYERSDRVDVMLSFDAPYEGNIFQKRENDMTMLIFNGLNFDQAVEKNLNSKILQELYIEPKQNSVVLSIKSSSSIGVMASKTSDGFGLRIRVVSTAAASTKNEQPISQSEQIIQPKTSTTINTQPDIQNIFDARYYMVIGVLIAFAIALWLLKNFIVKKTGGSRKLNLAGWLNSDKSQDVKILYEKPLDRTNKVMLLNHQNKKYLVLVGSSNVLLDKFGEDTINSENDFEAFFEENRKRIGQYLEDRQNALSAYKDKASLN, from the coding sequence ATGAGAAATTTGCTTGCTATTTTTGCTTTTACCGTCTCATTATTTGCCTCAAACCTACTCACATATAATATATATGAAAGAAGCGATAGGGTCGATGTAATGCTTTCATTTGACGCACCTTACGAGGGAAATATATTCCAAAAGCGCGAAAACGATATGACAATGCTTATATTTAACGGGCTAAATTTCGATCAGGCTGTTGAAAAAAACTTAAACTCAAAAATACTTCAAGAACTATACATAGAACCCAAGCAAAATAGCGTAGTTTTAAGCATAAAAAGCAGTTCTTCAATAGGAGTAATGGCTTCTAAAACCTCTGACGGATTTGGACTCAGAATCAGAGTCGTAAGCACAGCTGCCGCCTCAACTAAAAACGAGCAACCTATTTCACAAAGCGAACAGATAATCCAGCCCAAAACGTCTACAACTATAAATACTCAGCCTGATATACAAAATATCTTTGACGCAAGATATTATATGGTAATAGGTGTTCTTATAGCCTTTGCCATAGCTCTTTGGCTGCTTAAAAACTTTATAGTCAAAAAAACAGGAGGCAGCAGAAAACTAAATCTTGCCGGATGGCTAAATAGCGATAAAAGTCAGGATGTAAAAATTTTATATGAAAAACCGCTTGATAGAACAAACAAGGTTATGCTATTAAACCATCAAAACAAAAAATACCTTGTCTTGGTGGGCAGTTCAAATGTGCTACTAGATAAATTTGGTGAAGACACTATTAATAGCGAAAATGACTTTGAGGCATTTTTTGAAGAAAATCGTAAGAGAATAGGACAGTATCTTGAAGATAGGCAAAATGCCTTGAGCGCATACAAGGACAAAGCTAGCCTCAACTAA
- a CDS encoding Ppx/GppA phosphatase family protein, with translation MAKRTAVIDLGSNSMRMAIFERTSRYAFYILGEFKMKVRLGESAYENGGAISEKSMQKAYEAFCEFKSIAKAYKCNKIFCMGTSALRDAPNSNELISLIRRNLGLNLKVVKGIDEASLGGIAALNLLEPMSEFITIDIGGGSTELAMIKDAKIVDAVSLDVGTVRLKELFFDKKNLKGLNDFMKEILKDLPKNFKSKNIVTIGGSLRAISSAIMQAQNYPLRSVHNFSYKFESQKEFIQNLTKASVLDLDKFYIKKDRFDTIREGAYIFLSVVNSLKCEHVYTSGVGFREGVYLSDILRPSKKFPPNFNTSVRSLQDRFLLNNNKMVVKYAKDAFVTLKPLHRIDDKFIYELETAARLHNLGQCLGFYGEHINSANFVINALNYGFSHRQKALIATIVGLNGKKTLGEFEKFRDLLPEEDIVKWLSFILNFAKILDINCTHKKLKFELKSQMLEISGAKEQFMTKENIKKIAKPATFAISFVS, from the coding sequence ATGGCAAAACGAACAGCAGTTATAGATCTTGGGTCAAATTCTATGAGAATGGCTATATTTGAGAGGACCTCAAGATATGCGTTTTATATACTGGGCGAATTTAAGATGAAGGTTAGGCTTGGAGAAAGCGCTTATGAAAATGGTGGTGCAATAAGTGAAAAATCGATGCAAAAAGCTTATGAGGCATTTTGTGAATTTAAAAGCATAGCTAAAGCGTATAAGTGTAATAAAATATTTTGTATGGGTACTTCAGCCCTTAGAGACGCTCCCAATTCAAATGAACTAATAAGCCTGATTAGACGAAATTTGGGACTTAATTTAAAAGTTGTAAAAGGGATTGATGAGGCTAGCTTGGGCGGGATTGCGGCTTTAAATTTGCTTGAGCCTATGAGCGAGTTTATTACGATTGATATAGGTGGAGGCTCGACTGAACTTGCTATGATTAAAGACGCAAAAATAGTAGATGCCGTTTCTCTTGATGTAGGCACGGTAAGACTAAAAGAGCTATTTTTCGATAAGAAAAATTTAAAAGGTCTTAATGATTTTATGAAAGAAATTTTAAAAGATCTGCCAAAAAACTTTAAAAGCAAAAATATAGTGACAATAGGTGGAAGCTTAAGAGCTATATCAAGCGCTATTATGCAAGCGCAAAACTATCCTTTAAGATCGGTTCATAACTTTAGCTATAAATTTGAATCGCAAAAGGAATTTATACAAAATTTAACCAAAGCAAGCGTGCTTGATCTCGATAAATTTTATATTAAAAAAGATCGTTTTGATACCATTAGGGAGGGTGCTTATATATTTTTAAGTGTGGTAAATAGCTTAAAATGTGAGCATGTGTATACAAGTGGTGTAGGATTTAGAGAGGGTGTCTACCTAAGCGATATATTGCGCCCTAGTAAGAAATTTCCGCCAAATTTCAATACTAGCGTAAGAAGTTTGCAAGATAGATTTTTGCTAAATAACAACAAAATGGTCGTAAAATATGCAAAAGATGCTTTTGTAACGCTTAAACCGCTTCACAGAATCGATGATAAGTTTATATATGAACTTGAGACCGCCGCTAGACTTCATAATCTAGGACAATGTTTAGGATTTTACGGAGAGCATATAAATTCTGCAAATTTTGTTATAAACGCTTTAAATTATGGCTTTTCACATAGACAAAAAGCACTTATAGCAACCATTGTAGGCTTAAATGGTAAAAAAACTCTAGGAGAATTTGAGAAATTCAGAGATCTTTTGCCCGAAGAAGATATTGTAAAATGGCTGAGTTTTATTCTAAATTTTGCTAAGATATTGGATATAAACTGCACGCATAAGAAGCTAAAATTTGAGCTTAAAAGCCAAATGCTTGAAATTAGTGGGGCAAAAGAGCAATTTATGACAAAAGAGAATATTAAAAAGATCGCTAAGCCTGCGACATTTGCAATAAGCTTCGTTAGTTGA
- a CDS encoding HAMP domain-containing sensor histidine kinase codes for MLIVIISVMLYYYIKVTIYEGISQSLMYEAKILSTSSNLSQKKGGFEYGTLDGSTTTVNIITKASKSKNPYFVNEKTENKTYLKLYFPYIGDSYITLTKETTMQSKLIDQILVDIMIVNATAIFLVLFYALFLSRMLLVPIKILSSKLSKLNERFLKEVSIDELPDEFTPLGKSINRLIGRIQTFVLYQKELFVGVAHELKTPLAVMKTKNEVTLLKPRDSEKYIEALKNNNEEINGMNKMIGSILEIGRQEGAQFEEAVQIDIIEFLDKMANNFKILARGDDKDVMINLSPKTLKMTLQPTLLTHIIQNFVQNAIKFSPPKSTITIVSKLKDEEFIVEVIDEGIGIDESKDLFAPFKRFGNKSGAGLGLFLAKGAAQALGGNVSIKNRTDGVKGVVSSLVLPILRNVKK; via the coding sequence ATGCTAATTGTAATCATCTCAGTAATGCTATATTACTACATCAAGGTGACTATCTATGAGGGCATATCTCAATCTTTGATGTATGAGGCCAAAATCCTATCTACAAGTTCAAATTTGAGTCAAAAAAAAGGTGGTTTTGAATACGGCACTCTTGACGGAAGCACAACCACTGTAAACATAATAACAAAGGCGTCAAAGTCTAAAAATCCATATTTCGTAAATGAAAAAACAGAAAATAAGACCTATTTAAAGCTATATTTTCCATATATAGGAGATTCATATATAACTCTTACCAAAGAGACCACTATGCAAAGCAAACTCATAGATCAAATTTTAGTTGATATCATGATAGTAAATGCAACTGCTATATTTTTAGTGCTTTTTTATGCGTTGTTCCTATCTCGAATGCTACTTGTACCTATTAAAATTTTAAGCTCAAAACTTAGTAAATTAAACGAAAGATTTTTAAAAGAGGTTAGTATAGACGAGTTGCCCGATGAATTTACTCCGCTTGGAAAGAGTATCAACCGTCTAATAGGTAGAATTCAGACCTTTGTGTTGTATCAAAAGGAGCTTTTTGTAGGTGTGGCACATGAGCTTAAAACTCCTCTTGCCGTGATGAAAACTAAAAATGAAGTGACTTTGTTAAAACCTAGAGATAGCGAAAAGTATATAGAGGCTCTTAAAAACAATAACGAAGAGATAAATGGCATGAATAAGATGATAGGATCTATCCTTGAAATTGGGCGCCAGGAGGGAGCTCAGTTTGAGGAGGCGGTCCAGATCGATATTATAGAATTTTTGGATAAAATGGCTAATAACTTTAAAATTTTGGCTCGTGGTGATGATAAGGATGTTATGATAAATTTATCACCAAAAACGCTTAAAATGACCTTACAGCCTACTTTGCTAACACATATTATTCAAAATTTCGTTCAAAATGCGATTAAATTCTCTCCTCCAAAATCTACAATCACGATAGTTTCAAAGCTAAAAGACGAAGAGTTTATTGTAGAAGTGATTGATGAGGGTATAGGTATCGATGAGAGCAAGGATCTTTTTGCTCCGTTTAAGCGCTTTGGAAATAAAAGCGGTGCAGGTCTGGGACTATTTTTAGCCAAAGGTGCAGCTCAAGCGCTCGGTGGCAATGTGAGTATCAAAAATAGAACCGATGGAGTAAAAGGAGTGGTCTCCTCGCTTGTTTTACCGATATTAAGAAATGTAAAAAAATAA